In the Mastacembelus armatus chromosome 16, fMasArm1.2, whole genome shotgun sequence genome, gaattctTAACTCAGTTTATTAATTGATGATGATAAAGACTGTTGTAATTATACTGCTAGCACACTCCAGCCACCATGCTTTGAATTTGTGTAACAAGGTGAGGTGGTGTATTTTAgatgcatttacagtatattgtaaAAATCATTATATCATTCTTGTATTTTGCTGTCTCTGACTTTACTAATTTACTTGAGTGGCATTTCCCTGAGCCAGGAGAGTTATGCCTTTGGAAGACTGCCAGcgtaaaatgacattttgcagccagatgtgaaaaacaaagcatgttttcatttcaactttCAAATTTGTTAACAGGACGTCACGCCCAATTCAGGAACCACTTGCTCTAAGCCAATCAACGACGAGGGGGCGGGGACGACGCGTACGCTGATTGgctaatttaaaaataacacgCAGGCCACCCCGcgatttaaatgttttaaaagtcgTGTAGTTCCTCTGTTTATCTCGAGTGAGGAATCAGCGAAAGGAGGTTTAGCTGCACCCCTGTGGGACTGTCGTTGTTTAAGGTAAGCAAGCAACTGTATGATAAGCTGAAATAATAACTCTTAACTCTACAAAGTCCATAGTTAATATCACAAGAAGAGAAGCCACATGGTAACTGATCTGACCGTAGCTAAGCTAGCTTGTTTGTTAGCTTGCTAGCTGATCGTGTTCGACGCGGTAATagcaaaaatggaaattaaGTGTCTAAAGACGCTACATTAACGTGCTCTCTTTGTGTCTATGTTACTGCGAGGTTAACTAAGAGTTCTGTAAGTTCATATGTTATAGGCACTAATGAATCAACATTTTATCTGAAAACGCCACAATTATCTATCTATAGAGTGTTTTGTGCTCTGTTAACCAAAACTGTTTTAGTATTACATGTAGCTGTCGTATAACTCCGTGTAGTAAGAAACAGGAGGGCCAACCCTTTCACTGTATGCTAAACACTTAATGATAATAAATTCCTGTACTGTTTTACGCTGTCATATGATTTTTTGTTAccatatttctgcttttgttagCTATAGCACTTTTTTATGGTAGgcaataaaactgtattttgttatattctatttatatgtatttaagtTAGGTAACATTAAATAAAGCATTATGGGATCCAGTGAGAGCAAGATGACCATGGCTGCACcagtaaaaccagaatcagcCATCAGTCATTTGATAGATCCACGCTCTCCTTCAGCAGGCATCACTCGTACTCCAATTCAGGTAGGTTACCTGGCTGATTTACCACCAGACTTACACTAAGCTGTTGCATaaaaacctttcaaaataagtcaactttttttatttttttatttttttttcccccctaggTTGGTTGGCCTGCATCCAAAACCTCTGGTGTGGTGAAAAGTGGGTGTCCACTGGCATTCGTCGATCCCCGCTCACCTACTGTTGGCATTACACGCACACCTGTCAGAGAAGTCATGAGAGGTAACTAATGGGGTCGACAATAACTTTCAGATTGGTTTTTCTCACCTACAATGATGTTGTGTAACATGATATTCTTCCACTTGCCCCTGCAGCCACAGTTGGGTCCTTTGCTCGCCGTTTGGGCATGCTGTTCCACAATGAGTCTGAAGGCAAAGTTGTTGATGCACCTCAGAAAGGCAGTAATGCTGTGGAGGAGGGGTTTTTTGAAGGTGAGGAGCTGGCTTCCACTGAGCCCCTCCTGACTCCTCAGACTTCTGAGCCCTTCAGCTCCCTCGCTGAGCATGCTAACCTCCTTGCTACTCCTGTGCTGCCTCCTCGCCATGGCATGGGTGACTCGAGCCCTTTTGTAATTCTTGAGGAGCCCCAGGTGGAAGTGGATCTTGAAACTGAGGCAGATATTAGTGTGGAGGAGGCAGAAGAAGCAAGAGAGTCTCCTCTTCACAAGAGACTTAGCATGAGCCTGATCACTTGCCATGAGGGAGCAACCTCGACGCAGATCTTTGCTGAGGTGCATCATGACAGTATTTCTTCTCCAGTGCCAAGTGCAGAAGTCGAGACACTTGGGGATGGTGTTGATCACTCTTATGCCCTTCCCTCTATCACCATTGAACCAGAGACCACTGTTGAGCCTTCTCCAGCCAATGATCTAGAAGATTCCCCAGCTGAGGCATCACCTGCAGAGCCAAAGGAAGCAGAGAAACTGCCATCTTTTGAAGAAACAAAAGAGCTTGTTAAAGAATCTTCTTTGCCTCCTGCATCTGCTCCATCAGAACCATCGACTGTCCCGAGCCCAGAGAAACCAGAGCCCTACACCGGCATCCGCTGCCCCACCTTTGACTCAAGGAGCCCCAGTCAGGTGGTGTTCAAGCCGCAGTGGTTGGGAAAAGGCTTTGGTGTCTCTGGGCGACGAGTGAGAGGAATGCAGGGGCCTGGTGGAAAGGGAGGCTCTTCTCCTCTCGCCATCTGTGTAGCTGTTAAGAATGTAACAGATGAAAACAAGGGACCGTCTGGAAAACTGAAGCAGAAAGGTGTGTAGAAAGTTTGTGGCTTCTTATCTGACTAgatgttttgacttttttttctttctttttttttttgacccaTTTCTCCCCCCACTTGTCTTCTAGGTACTGAAGGCCGCTCCCCACTGCAGATCCTTAAGGAGACCAACTCGCCCAGGGACCACTGTTCTCAGGTACTGCACATAAGCAAAGCTCACTGCAAGTTATACCTACGACTATGGacatttaatttgcatttatacTGACTTTTTAAATCAATGCTAAGTAAATTGGTTTTTCAAAAGTTAGACACaacataaaagtaatgaaatcAGTAAGGCAATATTTCCTTTCCCTCACTTTTCCAGAGAAAACTGAAGCTGTCTACCCCAGATAAGCAGAGGCTTGGACACATGGACTGCAGAGTGCTGACACTAGCTCTAGATAAGGAGAACAGATGATGTATGGCAGTAATGTGTACAAATTCCTACCACATTTATATCTCTTTTCATACTTATTTTTATGTACAGTCTTCTTAAATTGTGCATATTGCTTTTTACCTGCTGTTCAGGCAGTTTTCTATCCTGTTTTGTccttttgtaaatataaataaagttatttgcCTTGAGACTTCAGCTTTAAATCTTCATACTAGTTGTAAAATCAGTTTTGCTGTTACGTTTGTTGTACGTaaggtcattttattttcttaaattgtAATTTTCTGGTATTTATCTCAGCATAAAGTCAGATGCAGATCTCACTTTACAAAGCTGCCATTTGAGTTACACCGCTCCGGtgcttgtttgtctgtttaGCCCTATTAAGTTTATCcataaaatactttattttacaCCTTTACTGAAACATCAAAATTAATCAATGAACTGtcttttaaattaaaccttttgatgaaatattttgtttcatttcatttgaagtTGGGTTTAGATTTGGACATGTTAAAACTGAAGTCAGCATGTCTGAAATTAAAACCAATGGCTTAAGTAATGCAGAATCCCATGTTTATTAGACAATCTTTAAGAAAGGTTGCATTTGCGTAGTGTATCAAATTTTTGGAAACAAGTTGGGCAGATTCTTCATAATTTTCTGTGTTCACAAAGTTGTTTGACGCTATGGAGGAAAAGAGCTTTTATGTACAGGATTAAATGTATCGCTCATATGCACACGTTAGCTAATGTCATCCAAAACACTTGCACAGTTCTGTCCTGAGCCATATGGGTCATTGTTTTTGTAAGTGCTTAGTAGACCAAACCACTTTATTATCCCATCTGTGAGTTTAACAGCCTACCCAAAGCATTTTTCAGTTCTGGCCACTGGGGGAGGGGGCATGCCAAATGATGAGACCCTTAATCCTGGTAAATATTGTCCTTGAGTCACATACCGAACAACTCAAACACTAATGACCTCTGATAACTATATgacttaatttaatttacaaGATAGGTAAATGTAAGTACCTAGAGAATCTAGCAAAACTAAgaacaaacaatacaaacaatgaACTAAAAATGCAACTGCTCATATTATCATTTGACATAAGTTATCCTTTGATTATAAAACCCAGCATATTAGTAGAGTGAACGTACACAGCTGTAACTTGACACGTATTCAATTCTATCTCACCCAACGTGCTACCATTTTTGTTTAGCGACAGTTCTCATTCGGTGATCTTTGAATTGCCGAGATAAATGTGCATATGAACTGCAATATAATTCACTACTAAGAGGAGTGAGCTTTTGTGAGAACCCCAGCCTCTCCCCATTCCAAATTCTTCCATGACATGAGAAGAAATGTGTGAGTAATGTAAAAGAAAGGTGGAAATCTTTACATTACAACCGCTCTACCATATTAGATTTTACTTGGCACAATTAAAACCTCTTCTCCGCTATGTGGCTCCTCATCCCTCCCTCAAACTACAATTTCCTGTTGATCTTCACTTTCTCCCAAGCAGGTGTGAACTGCTCTCTTTCTGCTCGCTGGTAATGGACAGCCTCAGTTCCATATCTTGAGGAAGCTGTCCCAGGATCCTGTGCAACACGCCATGCCGTCTGCAGATACTCCAATACAGCTCACTCTGTTGTCGTGACCAGCCAGGACCCCTGGAGCACAAAGAAAAGGCATGTTCACAGCTGAGCAAAGCACCACACAGAATACATATGCCATACCTGGAGTTAAAACACTGCTTTAAAATGAACTGctgactttattttattatccTTTGTTTCCACCTGTACTCACCCACTCTCTCAGCTTTAAGTGAGTCCCAGATGTTGACGTTGAAGTCGTCATAACCAGCCAGTATCAGACGTCCAGACAGGGAGGGGGCCAGGGACGTCACCCCACACATGATGCTGGAGTCCTGGTAGGTGATGAGTTCTTGGTCAGCTCGCAGGTCATACAGCTTACAGGTGGCGTCATCGGACCCGGTTATCACTGCGTTACCATTTGGGAAGAACTGGAAGAAGGTAAAGTGATcagaaactagaaaaaaaaaaaaaaagagtttagaACTGAAGTAGAAATCCTCTCATCCTCACCCCAATTGCATTGATGTCACTGTCGTGGCCTGCAAAGGTCTGTTTGCATGCGCCCTCTCTGATGTCCCAGAGCTTAGCAGTGTAGTCACATGCACCTGAGATGAAAAAATTGAAGTCTGGGGACACGCCCAGTGACATGCAGTCTCCCTGGTGCCCTCCAAAAATGGTCTTTTGGGTCCCTGTCTCAATGTCCCACAGTACACTAGAGggagacaaaacaaagacaaatagtTACAGAGAGATGAGAAACAGCATACTTCAGTTAATCATAGTAAGTTCTTACCAAGTGCAATCTCCGGAGCTGGTGATGATCTCACTGTCATTGAGGAAACGACAGCAGGACAGGTAACCTGCAGAACCAAACATAGATTTAAGTACAACATCAGAGCATCAGTGATTTCCAAAGATTATTTTCCAAGCTGTGATGCTGTACCTGTGTGTGCTGCCAGCTCACGCATGACCTTAACGGTCCCATCTTTGCCCTTGAGGTTGTAGATGGAACACATGTTGTCCAGACCACCACAAGCCACTAGGTTCCCTGAAGGTGCATAGGCACAAGTCATCACCCATGATGACCTGAGTGGGATGGCATTCACCTGGAGACAGGTGAGGATAGGACAAAAAGAAAGGTGAAATGTTTTGGATAAAATTAT is a window encoding:
- the cdca3 gene encoding cell division cycle-associated protein 3 gives rise to the protein MGSSESKMTMAAPVKPESAISHLIDPRSPSAGITRTPIQVGWPASKTSGVVKSGCPLAFVDPRSPTVGITRTPVREVMRATVGSFARRLGMLFHNESEGKVVDAPQKGSNAVEEGFFEGEELASTEPLLTPQTSEPFSSLAEHANLLATPVLPPRHGMGDSSPFVILEEPQVEVDLETEADISVEEAEEARESPLHKRLSMSLITCHEGATSTQIFAEVHHDSISSPVPSAEVETLGDGVDHSYALPSITIEPETTVEPSPANDLEDSPAEASPAEPKEAEKLPSFEETKELVKESSLPPASAPSEPSTVPSPEKPEPYTGIRCPTFDSRSPSQVVFKPQWLGKGFGVSGRRVRGMQGPGGKGGSSPLAICVAVKNVTDENKGPSGKLKQKGTEGRSPLQILKETNSPRDHCSQRKLKLSTPDKQRLGHMDCRVLTLALDKENR
- the gnb3a gene encoding guanine nucleotide-binding protein G(I)/G(S)/G(T) subunit beta-3a: MGEIEQLRKEADSLKDQITAARKVVQDTTLQEAAAGIAVVSRVQMKTRKTLRGHLAKIYAMHWATDSRLCVSASQDGKLIVWDSITTNKVNAIPLRSSWVMTCAYAPSGNLVACGGLDNMCSIYNLKGKDGTVKVMRELAAHTGYLSCCRFLNDSEIITSSGDCTCVLWDIETGTQKTIFGGHQGDCMSLGVSPDFNFFISGACDYTAKLWDIREGACKQTFAGHDSDINAIGFFPNGNAVITGSDDATCKLYDLRADQELITYQDSSIMCGVTSLAPSLSGRLILAGYDDFNVNIWDSLKAERVGVLAGHDNRVSCIGVSADGMACCTGSWDSFLKIWN